In Mycobacterium sp. JS623, one genomic interval encodes:
- a CDS encoding ABC-F family ATP-binding cassette domain-containing protein: MITATDLEVRAGARTLLSTDGAALRVQPGDRIGLVGRNGAGKTTTMRILAGEGEPYAGTIVRSAEIGYLPQDPKEGNLEVLARDRVLSARGLDALLADLEKQQALMAEVADDAARDKAVRKYGQLEERFAALGGYAAESEAGRICASLGLPERVLTQPLRTLSGGQRRRVELSRILFAASDTGSGSATTLLLDEPTNHLDADSLGWLRDFLRGHTGGLVVISHNVELLADVVNRVWFLDAVRGEVDVYNMGWQKYLDARATDEQRRRRERANAERKASALRAQAAKMGAKATKAVAAQNMLRRADRMMAALDEERVADKVARIKFPTPAPCGRTPLVAKGLTKNYGSLEVFTGVDLAIDRGSRVVVLGLNGAGKTTLLRLLAGVETPDSGGLEPGHGMKLGYFAQEHDTLDNMATVWENIRHAAPDTGEQELRGLLGAFMFSGAQLDQPAGTLSGGEKTRLALAGLVASTANVLLLDEPTNNLDPASREQVLDALRSYVGAVVLVTHDPGAAEALDPQRVVLLPDGTEDFWSNDYSDLIELA, translated from the coding sequence ATGATCACCGCAACGGACCTCGAGGTCCGCGCTGGAGCACGCACGCTGCTGTCCACCGACGGCGCAGCGTTGCGGGTCCAGCCCGGCGACCGCATCGGGCTCGTCGGTCGCAACGGCGCAGGTAAGACCACCACCATGCGCATCCTCGCCGGCGAGGGTGAGCCCTACGCGGGCACCATCGTTCGCAGCGCGGAAATCGGTTATCTGCCACAGGATCCCAAAGAGGGCAACCTCGAGGTGCTGGCCCGCGATCGGGTGTTGTCCGCCCGCGGTCTTGACGCGTTGCTTGCCGATCTGGAAAAGCAGCAGGCGCTGATGGCCGAGGTGGCCGACGACGCCGCACGTGACAAAGCGGTCCGGAAATACGGCCAGCTCGAGGAGCGCTTCGCGGCGCTCGGCGGTTATGCGGCCGAAAGCGAGGCGGGCCGCATCTGCGCGAGTCTTGGTCTGCCCGAACGTGTTCTGACCCAACCCTTGCGCACGCTGTCCGGCGGTCAGCGTCGCCGAGTGGAGCTGTCCCGCATCCTGTTCGCCGCATCCGATACGGGTTCGGGGTCGGCCACCACGCTGCTGCTCGACGAGCCAACAAACCATCTCGACGCCGACTCGCTTGGCTGGCTGCGCGACTTCCTACGCGGCCACACCGGCGGTCTAGTGGTGATCAGTCACAACGTCGAGTTGCTCGCCGACGTCGTCAACCGGGTGTGGTTCCTCGATGCGGTGCGCGGCGAGGTCGACGTCTACAACATGGGCTGGCAGAAGTACCTCGATGCCCGTGCGACCGACGAACAGCGGCGCCGCCGCGAGCGTGCCAACGCCGAACGCAAGGCCTCGGCCCTGCGCGCGCAGGCCGCCAAGATGGGCGCCAAGGCCACCAAAGCCGTTGCCGCGCAGAACATGCTGCGCCGAGCCGACCGGATGATGGCCGCGCTCGACGAGGAACGAGTTGCCGACAAGGTGGCCAGGATCAAGTTCCCGACGCCGGCGCCGTGCGGTCGCACACCGTTGGTGGCCAAGGGGCTGACGAAGAACTACGGCTCGCTCGAAGTGTTCACCGGCGTCGATCTCGCGATCGACCGCGGTTCGCGCGTCGTGGTGCTCGGCCTCAACGGCGCGGGCAAGACCACACTGCTGCGGCTGTTGGCGGGCGTGGAGACACCGGACTCCGGGGGACTCGAGCCCGGCCACGGAATGAAGCTCGGCTACTTTGCACAGGAACATGACACGCTCGACAATATGGCGACGGTGTGGGAGAACATCCGTCACGCTGCGCCCGACACAGGTGAGCAGGAACTGCGGGGTCTGTTGGGCGCCTTCATGTTCAGCGGTGCGCAGCTTGATCAGCCGGCAGGCACACTGTCCGGTGGCGAGAAGACTCGACTCGCGTTGGCGGGCCTCGTCGCGTCGACCGCGAACGTGCTTCTGCTCGACGAGCCGACCAACAATCTCGACCCCGCGTCGCGCGAGCAGGTGCTCGACGCGTTGCGGAGTTACGTCGGCGCAGTGGTGTTGGTGACACACGACCCGGGTGCCGCCGAAGCGCTCGACCCGCAGCGGGTGGTGCTGCTGCCCGACGGTACTGAGGACTTCTGGTCCAACGACTACTCGGATTTGATCGAGCTCGCCTGA
- a CDS encoding TetR/AcrR family transcriptional regulator → MPRVTDDHLAARRRQILDGARRCFAEYGYDKATVRRLEQTIGLSRGAIFHHFRDKDTLFFELAREDAERMADVASREGLIQVMRDMLAAPEQFDWLATRLEIARKLRNDPAFNRGWSERSAELSAATTERLRTQKQAGRLRDDVPSAVLQTYLDLVLDGLVARLASGDEPEKLSAVLDLVEASLRQQPP, encoded by the coding sequence GTGCCCCGGGTAACGGATGACCATCTGGCAGCGCGGCGCCGGCAGATTCTCGACGGCGCCCGGCGATGCTTCGCAGAGTACGGCTACGACAAGGCCACCGTGCGACGGCTCGAGCAGACCATCGGGCTGTCGCGCGGTGCGATCTTTCACCACTTCCGCGACAAGGACACGCTATTCTTCGAGCTCGCCCGCGAGGACGCCGAACGGATGGCCGATGTCGCGTCGCGGGAAGGGTTGATTCAGGTGATGCGCGACATGCTGGCCGCGCCCGAGCAGTTCGACTGGCTGGCGACGCGGCTGGAGATCGCGCGCAAGCTGCGCAACGATCCGGCGTTCAACCGCGGTTGGTCCGAGCGCTCGGCGGAGTTGTCGGCGGCGACCACTGAACGTCTGCGCACCCAAAAGCAGGCAGGCCGGCTGCGCGACGACGTGCCCAGCGCAGTGCTGCAGACGTATCTGGACCTCGTGCTCGACGGCCTGGTGGCGCGACTGGCCTCCGGCGATGAACCCGAAAAGCTCAGTGCCGTACTAGACCTCGTCGAGGCCTCGCTGCGCCAGCAACCGCCTTAA
- a CDS encoding helix-turn-helix domain-containing protein: protein MKKLNKSRDEVLNELRSAYEGGASIRTLVANTGRSYGSIHSMLRESGTAMRSRGGPNHRRRAS, encoded by the coding sequence ATGAAGAAATTGAACAAGTCGCGAGACGAGGTGCTGAACGAGTTGCGCAGTGCCTACGAGGGGGGCGCGAGCATCCGTACGTTGGTAGCCAACACCGGCCGCTCGTACGGCTCGATTCACAGCATGCTGCGTGAGTCGGGCACTGCAATGCGTAGCCGCGGGGGGCCCAACCACCGCAGGCGTGCCAGTTAA